The following DNA comes from Chelmon rostratus isolate fCheRos1 chromosome 3, fCheRos1.pri, whole genome shotgun sequence.
CACACGGCCCGGCGAGGCTACGCCATGATCCTCTGGTTCTTCTACATATTCATCCTGGAGATCAAGGTCTACTTTGTGTATCAGAACTACAAGTTGCAGGATGTGAATGAAGACGCAGAGACAGACACCAGTGTGTCCAGGAGAGCTCTTACactgctgttgtctgtctgcatgcCGACGGTCTTCCTCACACTGGCGGCGATAGATCATTTGGAGTACTTACGGCCGTataagaaaagagaggagataaGGAGTCGGCTCTTCTGGGTGGTGGTGGACCTCCTGGACGTTGTAGACATTCAGGCCAGCCTGTGGGAGCTTCAGAGGGAAGCGCTCCCCCTGTGGGTGGAGGGACTGATGTTCTTTTACTGCTACATCCTCCTCCTGGTGCTGCCCTGCGTCTCCCTGAGCGAGATCAGCATGCAGGGGGTGAACATCGTCCCACACAAAATGATGCTCTACCCCATCCTCAGTCTCGCCAGCATCAACGTCATCACCCTCTTGATTCGTGGAGGAAACCTGCTGCTTTATGGAGATATTCGAGTGTCTGGGATCATGATGGGAAAGAACGTGGTCGCTGTAGTCGTGAAGAGCTGCAGTCTGGTCCAGTACAGAAAATATCTGCCGGCTTCTCCTCCCGCAGGTCGAGGAGCCGAGATGCAGAAGAACTCTCTGGCTGATGTTCGGATGTCGAACACCCCGCCGGTGGTGCTGCCCAGAGTCGTGATCGAGGACTTCACCACCAtaccagaggaagaggagggtgacgACAGATGTGAGCAAACATGAGCGAGGACGAGACAAATGTAACCCCCCACCCACAATGAAACAAGACCCACACTATGAGCAACAAGGGGCCAGGATCCATTTACAGGATCACAATGAGAACCTTTCTCAGAAAGTTCTAGTatttctgtgcagcttttttccAGTTCAGTCCAGAGACCACCAGGAGTACTGAGGCGTTCACAGTGAGCGGCTACTCTGAGCAGATGCAATGAAAGACAAGCACCAAACATGACAGACACCTTCCAACATTCGGTTACCTGTCTGGGTCCCAGTGACTCCACCCACCACCGATGGAAACACCTTTGAACACCaccagcagtgagcagcagactgtcGTTGACTCACTTTACATGAGGAGCAAAGCTAAACAACGTGAAGGcgggaagaagaaagagaagccTCAAAATCAGCGTCCGAATGACGAGAGGCCATGAACCATCTGCCACAGAACCTGATCTGACTCAGTCTAAATAAGCCACCAAACCAACttatctattattattattaagacaGGACGAGggtttttatttcacatgttcTTCACCTTCTCCAGTTTGTTTAGGAATCAATGTGTGTTAACCACCTGACTCTTGTAGACACTGAAGGGTCTGGACCTGCTGGTTGGAACGTCCACTTACTCAAACTTAAACTCAGATGAAACTCTGTGTACTTCTGGTCACATGTCTCATCTGCTGATTTGAGTTTTGACCAGTTTGAACTTTGGGAAATACGTTTAAACAGATGTTCACATTGATGCAGCTCTCACATCTGTCCAGTTAATCTAAGTTTATATGTTGTGGTTTAAACCTCGTTTGtcttcagagagaaaacaggcgATGGTGTTTTTTAAGagtttaaatatattttattctgaagtggacagcagagagtgacaggaagtgaggggacaggaagtgagggaaCAAGAAGCGAGGGGACAGGAAGCAAGGAATGATTTATGACATGACTCAAATAAGAGAGTCTCAGTATAAACTCAGTTCTAAACACCTCAGAGGATTTGGCTGCTGGATGAGACTGCAGTACAGCAGTTGGACCACAAGGTGGCATCAGAGGCCTGCGTGTCACATGATGCATTTAGATCAATTTATAATTCAAAACTGATTATTGTGATGCTAATAGTAGCATGTAAGAGTCAGGTGAACGTCTCTTTGAGATTAAAATCTGCTTCAGGAGGTCAAAGTGGATCCTGAAAGCgtcaacaaatacaaacatgtgtGTTTCCATAGAGACCGTTAATAAAACAAGAGCTTATTCATCTTCTCTACATCTGTCAATGATGACTTcaaatgatgtcatcatgaTCTAACTCCTGCACAGTATAtgtcattgattgattgattgattgatatataagaatgtttttttcccGATGTTTTGGTCTATTTAAATGAGACTGTTCATAACGTGTTGAACGAACATGAATAttattaaaattacatttttgtttttgagtttttgagcAGATTTCTGCATTCTGAAATTCCAACAAATGAGTTTTCACTGGAGGACAGTTAGTGACAGACATCATCAAtcaatctgtctctctctccctgtctgtctgtctttgtccctctctctctctgtctctctctctctttcttagtctctctgtcttcctgtctgtctctctgtctttgtctccctgtctccctccctgtctgtctgtctgtctgtctgttggtcagtGATGGTCAGGTGATGTTATTTGCTGTCTTGCAGCACACACATGTTGGACCTGTTGCTGATGTCCGAGTGGACATGTTGTCTTTGAACGCAGCTCAGTGTTGGGTGACTGAGCCTCGTGCGGTGGACAGACCGGTGGACAGAGCGGTGGACACAGTGAAGTCTGTTGGCCAGTCATGTGAAGACAAAGCAGAGGACAGGtacctctgagctgcaggtgtaGCCTACAGAAAGTGAGCAGATCTG
Coding sequences within:
- the LOC121604107 gene encoding transmembrane protein 121-like, which gives rise to MVPPRPAANRPHICLTAVLIMTSLALVDAYLVEQNPGPRRIGVCVTVLAGDVCFLIVLRYIAVWAASEVHTARRGYAMILWFFYIFILEIKVYFVYQNYKLQDVNEDAETDTSVSRRALTLLLSVCMPTVFLTLAAIDHLEYLRPYKKREEIRSRLFWVVVDLLDVVDIQASLWELQREALPLWVEGLMFFYCYILLLVLPCVSLSEISMQGVNIVPHKMMLYPILSLASINVITLLIRGGNLLLYGDIRVSGIMMGKNVVAVVVKSCSLVQYRKYLPASPPAGRGAEMQKNSLADVRMSNTPPVVLPRVVIEDFTTIPEEEEGDDRCEQT